GGTGAAACTGGCCATGTTAGGAGTGGAGGAACCGGCTAATTCCAGAGTTCCTTTTTGGGCGCCTTCGATGCACTCACGGTCACTACCCAGTACGGCGTTGTTAAATACTTGAATTTCGATCTCACCATTGGTCTTTTCTTTTACCAGCTCAGCAAATTTGACGTAGCCCTGGGAAACAGGGTGGTTGTCCGCTTTAGATTGAGCTAAGCGCATTTTAATAACTTTGCCCTTATCTCCTTCAGCTGCTTTTTCTTTGTCGCCGCCGCCACCGCAGCCGACGAGTATGCTAGCCATAAAGGCCATGACCAGAGAGAGAACAAGATACTTCTTCGAGATTTTTTTCAAATCAATCTCCTCCTCAAATGTTAGTCAACTAAAACAATAAAGCCTCTCTAGCTATTAGTTTGTCTGCCAAGACACCTCCTTGCTTTCTGCATATTAGGGTCACTTGAACTGGACACTACTGGTAGTGACTTACGAACCACTTTATGTGAATTGTATTACATTAAAATTAGCAAGTCAATTACGTAAATTAACAAATTTATTAAAAAAATTACGGCTGAAGAGAGGAAAATGTCGTTTTTTGTCTAAGTGTACAGTCAATCGTGCCCTATTTTCAGAAAATAACAGTTATTTTAGTGGGGGGGAAGCGGACATTATGCAATTGTTAACACAAGAACTTGCTGCGGAGGCCATTAAAAAGGCCATGGATTTGGCCACCAAAGATTATCAACGTCCGGTTTGTGTTTCGGTCTGCGATGAAAATGGCTACCTGATAAACTTTGTGCGGATGGACGGGGCGCCTATCAGATGTATTGAAATCGCTTTGCGCAAGGCTTATACTGCTGCCCGGATGGGTATATCCACCGGTGCTTTTTTGAACAGATTACGTCAAGAGCAAGTGGAAATAGGCTACTTTGGAGATGCCCTGTTTACCGCCTTGCCTGGGGGCAGTGTCATAAAAAATGAGGTTGGTCAGGTCATAGGGGCCATTGGCGTTAGTGGTCTGGCTACCTCGGAAGACGAAAAAATAAGTGAAGCTGTGGCTGCCTGGGCGTCAAATCAGCCCTAAACAAAAAGCAAAAGGAGTTTAAATTAAGGGGGTCCTTAATTTAAAACTCCTTTTGCTTTTTATATTCTAAAACGAGAATTATATACAGAAATTTGCCAGTAAGGTATCGACATAGTCTGATCTATAGGTGGGATTGGTGCGATAAACCTTGGTAATGAGGGAATACTTGTCTCCCCGGTAAACCGCGGAGTAATACTCAATTCTTTTTCCTGTGGGATCGAAGGTTAAACGTTCAATAACCAAAACGCTGGTGGTAGGTGTAATACCGAGAATTTTAGCGTCAGCGCTGGTAGGAAGTTGAGCCGTTATTTTTTGTTTGGCGCAATCCAGTTGAATGCCCAGGGATTCCAGAGTTGCGTAGATACCCACTTCATCAAGATCGTATTCTGCCAATTTCTTACCCAATTCCACCGGGTAATGGTGTCTTTCAATGGCAATGGGGTCACCGTCGGCAAACCGAATTCTTTTAATAAAATAGCTTTCTTCAATGCCTAACATTTGGGAAACCTTGGCATCACGCCGAATTTCCTGGGTTAGCAGTTTAGCTCCCGGTTTCATACCCAAGCGTTCAATGGTTTCGTTAAAACTACTTAAGTTACCTAACCAATTGTTAACTGAACGTTGAGGCTTAATAAAGGTGCCTTTTCCATGTATTTTCTCCAATATCCCTTCATGCACTAAAGCCGATACAGCTTCCCGAACGGTGGTGCGACTAACATTGTATTGATCCATTAATTCTCTCTCGCTAGGGATCTTTTCGGTAAATACCCGCTCTTTAATTTTGCTTTTCAGCAATTCTTTTAGCTGTATGTGCAAAGGAATTGGGCTGTTAGGATCAAGATCCATAGACATCCCTCCTCAAAAAAGTATATTATGTAAAACTTAACATAATAGTTGTCAGAGTTGCAACAGGAAAGAAGCGACAGAATGAAATAATATTAATTATATTTAAATATTTATGTGCCAGTTTAAAAGCATTTATTGTTTTTTAAATTGCTTTAGGGAATTTATGCAAAAATATTAACTATGTAAGCAAAACGACAAAAATATAGAGATATCCTTCACAAGGAAAAGAAAAAGTCAAAAAACCCCGTTTTTTTGTCTATTGACTAGCTGACTTAGTGAAAATTATAATTACTCCAACAACTGGTCGTTACGTCATGACGAATGGTTATGATGGAGCACCCTATAAAGGAGGTTATTACAAGAGATGTCAAAGGTTAAAATGACACCCAGTGAAGCCATTGTGGAAACTCTTTTACAAGAAGAGGTAAACCACGTAACCGGTATTGTGGGTTCTGCTTTTATGGACATGCTGGATTTGTTCCCCACCGCCGGTATTAAATTTATTCCAGTTCGTCATGAACAATCCGCTGCTCACATGGAAGATGCTTACACCAGAGTAACTGGTAAGGCCGGTGTTTGTGTGGGTCAAAACGGCCCCGGTGTTACCAACATGGTCACTTCAGTGGCTGCCGCTAATATGGCTCATACCCCGATGGTGGTACTTTCTCCCTCTGCCGGTACACCTACCATTGGTTGGGACGGCTTCCAGGAATGCGATCAGGTATCTGTCTTTAGGGCTATCACCAAAGCCACTGTGCGTGTTCCTCATCCCAAAAGAGCCGGCGATTGCCTGAGAACTGCCTTCCGCATTGCCTATGCTAAACGTGGCCCTGTTCTTTATGACATTCCCCGGGATTATTTCTACGGTGAGCTGGAAGAACGTATTCTTGCCCCCCATCAATACCGGGTGGACGCCCGCGGTTGTGGTTCCTTAGAAGCTCTGGATCGCGCTGCCGAGGTATTAGCCAATGCTAAACGTCCGGTAATTATTGCCGGTAGAGGTGTGGTGGACGCCCAGGCTAAGGATGTTGTGGCAGAAATTGCTAAACATTTAACCGCTCCAGTGGCAGTTACCTACCTACATAACGATGCTTTCTATGCTGACAACCAATTCTGGGTAGGACCTATTGGCTACATGGGTTCTAAAGCAGCCATGTATTGCCTCCAGGAAGCTGATGTAATCCTGGGTATTGGTACCAGGCTGTCGGTATTTGGTACACTTCCCCAATATGACATCAACTATTTCCCGGAAGATGCCAAAATTATTCAAATTGACATTAATCCTGAGCATATTGGCCGTACCCATCCGGTGGAAGTTGGTATCATTGGTGATGCTAAGGAAGCTAGCGTTGAAATTCTTAAGCGTCTGCAAGCCAAGGATCCCAATCCGGCTGTAAAAGAAGAACAATTGGCTAAAATGCTGGCCCGTAAGAAGGAATGGGACGAGGAAATTGTTAATGCTGCCATGGTTGACGGCAATCCCATTAATCCCCGCAGAGCACTGTTAGAGCTTTCCCGTGCTATACCGCAAAATGCCATTGTTACCACTGACATCGGTAACGTATCCTCCACCGCTAACAGTTACTTGAGATTTTCCGGTGAAGGTAGACACATTGCAGCTTTAACCTTTGGTAACACCGGCTTTGCCTACCCCGCTGCTTTAGGTGCTCAAATTGCCCGCCCGGATGCTCCGGTGGTGGCCATTGTTGGTGATGGCGCTTGGGGTATGAGCTTACATGAAGTAAGCACAGCTGTTGAACAAAATCTGCCCGTGGTAGCTTGCGTCTTTAGAAACATGGCCTGGTGTGCCGAGAAGAAAAACCAGGTGGATTTCTACAACAACCGTTTCATTGGTTGCGACATTCCTAACCCCGAAAGCTTTGTGCCCGTGGCCAAGGCTATGGGAGCCGAAGGAATCAGAGTAGATAACCCCACCCAAGTGGGAGAAGCTCTGGAACAAGCCTTAAAGAGCCGCAAGCCCACCGTGCTTGAGTTGGTGGTTGATGGCACCCAGTTGGCACCTCCCTTCAGAAAGGATGCCCTGGCCTTACCCACCCGCTATCTGCCCAAATATGCGCATTTAGATTATAGAAACTGGTAATATTAAGTGATAGTGCTATAATAAACACGGGGGGAGCAGTCCCTCCGTGTTTGCAATGCCAGCGGTACTTTGTGTTAAATTATGAATAAAAAGGGGAGTGGTATCATGGCAGCTAAGAAGATTGCGTTGTTTGTGGAGGATAATTATAACGACCTGGAGTTTTGGTATCCCTATTACCGCATGTTGGAAGAGGGCTATGAAGTAGCTGTTATTGGTACTGGTAACAGAGAACAGTTTACCAGCAAAATGGGCCTGCCGGCCAAGGTTAACCTCTCCTCCAGTCAGGTAAACACCGCGGAGTTTGCGGCGGTAATTATCCCCGGAGGTTATGCGCCGGATAAAATGCGCATAGATCAAGATATGCTAAGAATTGTCCGGGAAATGAATGACAGTGGCAAGGTTGTGGCTGCCATCTGCCATGCCGGCTGGGTATTGGTTTCCGCCGGAGTAATTAAGGGTAAAAAGGCAACCGCTTGCAAAATGATTAAAGACGACCTGGTTAATGCCGGGGCAGAGTATGTTGATCAAGAAGTGGTGGTTGACGGCAATATTATTACCTCCAGGGTACCCGATGACTTGCCGGCTTTCTGTCGGGAGATCTTAAAGAAGCTTAAATAACAAAGATCCTGATTTTGCAGGACAGGAGTGAACTAATTGTCTCAGCAGAATATTACGGTTACTCTGCCCACAAGGCTGGTTGAAATACTGGAAAGCGAAGCTGCCCGGCAAAACAAGGATTTATCCGAGACCATCCGGGAAATCGTCATCTTTTATCTAAATCAGAAGAGCTTAGAGCAAAACATTAACAGAAGTGTTTTTGCCATGGATTAACAAAACCACCTTACTGTGCAAGGGCAACAGTAAGGTGGTTTTTCTTTGGTCTGGTGATAAAAGATAATTTATAGTCCCAAAATCCTGGCAGCGTTTTTATACATCACCTTTTCCCTTACTTCATCGGTGAAGGGCAGCTTTTGATAGCTTTGTAAGGCATCTTTAAAATCCACAAAGGGGTGGGCGCTGGCAAAAAGTAACTTATCGCTGATAATGGTATTAGCAGCCTGTACATAGGCCTCGGCCATGGGGAAGAATTCATATTCGGACATATCAAAATAAACATTGGCATTACGCTGGGCCACAGTAATCATCTCATTAACCCAGGGGTAAGCACCGTGGCTGACGATAATGGTCAATTCAGGAAAATCACGGGCCACAAAATCAATATAACGGGGTGCCACATGATCAATTACAGCGTTAGGCACCAAAGATGCCGGACCTGTGGTAATGACGATGGGGATATTTAATTCGCAACATTTGGCGTAAATGGGATAGTATTTGGCATCATTTACATAAATTTGCGCGAGATAGGGATCGATGGAAGCTCCTTTGAGACCCAGTTCATTAACTGACCGGCTTAGCTCACGCACTGCTGCCATACCCTTGTGAGGATCAAGACCGGCAAAACCGATAAACTTATCGGGGTAGCTGTTGACAAAACTGGCCACTCCATCATTGCTGCCTTTCCATTGGTAGGTGGTTTCGGCATCTCTGCCCAGGATTACCGCCTTCTCGATACCATGGCGGTCCATATCCTCAACAATTTCCTCCAAGGGCTGGGTTTTCTTGGCGGAAAAATTAATGGAGTCGCACAGGGCCTTAAACATTTTGCTTTGGCCAATGGCCATCACATCGGGGGTGTGAGGTCTAAATCTAAAGTCAATTACTTTCAAGTTTTCCCACTCCTTTTTAGTCCTGATAAAAGCTGGCAAAGTACTTGCTGCTTATTAATGAATTAACAAGCAAAACCTGTGCCATTTGTAACAAGCAATTGCTTTCTTGTTTTTTTAGCTTTGCAGTCATCGTTTTCTGCGTAGTTATTTCCCGTGCGTTGCATTCTTGCAACAAGATATTTAGCTGAGACAACAGGTAATTGGGTTATGTACATAATGGCACAAGGTGGATGGGGTGGAATAAAAAATAGTTGCAAACCGGCAACTTTTGATGCCGGTTTGCAACTACTGGATGATACCATACTTTTTTAGTTTGCGAAAAATGGTGGAACGATCCACCTTAAGTGCCTTGGCCACCTTGGCCACACTTTTATGAGAGGCCAGGGCTTTTTCTAAAACAGACTTCTCAAATCCTTCCATAATTTCCCCCAGGGATTGTTCCTCTGTGTTGATAACGTTGGCCAGTTGAAGTTTTTCCTGCATTTCCTTGTTATTGAGCAGATAATTTGGTAAATCTTCTATTTCTATCATGGCTTTATCCTGGGTAACAACCAGGCCTTGAATCAGGTTTTCCATTTCCCTTACGTTGCCCGGCCAACGGTATTCTTGTAAGAGTTTTTTCACCTCGGGGGAGAAATCAATTTTCTTACGATATTTTGTATTGAATTTATCCAGGAAGAAATCAATAAAGGGGATGATTTCTTCCTTTCGCTCCCTTAGTGGGGGTAATTCCAAGACAGCCACACGTAAGCGATAATAGAGGTCACTGCGAAAGGTGCCTTTCTGGACAGATTCCTCTAAATTTCTGTTGGTGGCGGCAATAAAGCGAACATCCACCTTTTTTACCTTGGTGGAACCAATGCGCATTACTTCTTGGTCCTGCAAAACCCGTAACAACTTGGCTTGCATGGGCAAGGGTAGTTCACCAATTTCATCTAAGAACAAGGTACCCTTATCGGCCATTTCAAAATAACCGGGTTTCCCCTTGGTGCTGGCACCGGAAAAGGCCCCTGGTTCGTAACCAAAGAGTTCAGACTCAATTAAACTCTCCGGGATGGTAGCACAGTTAATCTTAAAAAAGGGTTCATCCCGACGCAGGCTATATTGGTGAATATGGGTAGCAAATACATCCTTACCTACTCCGGTATCACCCAGAATTAAAACCGTACTATCAGTTACGGCAATTCTCTTTAATAATTCCATCAGGTTTCGCATTTTGGGATTTTCAATAATCGTATTGGTATGGTTTCTGGTTCTTAAATAACGGGCTTCACGGTGGTATTTTTCTATCAATTCTGCCTGGTAGGACACCTGTTCCTTGAGCTGGGAAAGCACGGTAACATCCCGGACAAAGGTAATAACATAAGCAACCTCTCCGTTGTGGTCAAATACCGGGTGACCGTTTAAGATTACCTTTCTGCCTGTGCTGGTATTTTGCAGAGAGGTTTGGGGTTTGCCTGTTTTAACCACCAGGGGGTTAATGGCTATATCATACACCCCTTCGGTTTCCAGCTCTTTGACATAACGGCCCAGTAAGTTTTCCTTTTTCAGACCGGTTAGTT
This region of Desulforamulus ferrireducens genomic DNA includes:
- a CDS encoding GlcG/HbpS family heme-binding protein; the protein is MQLLTQELAAEAIKKAMDLATKDYQRPVCVSVCDENGYLINFVRMDGAPIRCIEIALRKAYTAARMGISTGAFLNRLRQEQVEIGYFGDALFTALPGGSVIKNEVGQVIGAIGVSGLATSEDEKISEAVAAWASNQP
- a CDS encoding GntR family transcriptional regulator, whose translation is MDLDPNSPIPLHIQLKELLKSKIKERVFTEKIPSERELMDQYNVSRTTVREAVSALVHEGILEKIHGKGTFIKPQRSVNNWLGNLSSFNETIERLGMKPGAKLLTQEIRRDAKVSQMLGIEESYFIKRIRFADGDPIAIERHHYPVELGKKLAEYDLDEVGIYATLESLGIQLDCAKQKITAQLPTSADAKILGITPTTSVLVIERLTFDPTGKRIEYYSAVYRGDKYSLITKVYRTNPTYRSDYVDTLLANFCI
- the xsc gene encoding sulfoacetaldehyde acetyltransferase; the protein is MSKVKMTPSEAIVETLLQEEVNHVTGIVGSAFMDMLDLFPTAGIKFIPVRHEQSAAHMEDAYTRVTGKAGVCVGQNGPGVTNMVTSVAAANMAHTPMVVLSPSAGTPTIGWDGFQECDQVSVFRAITKATVRVPHPKRAGDCLRTAFRIAYAKRGPVLYDIPRDYFYGELEERILAPHQYRVDARGCGSLEALDRAAEVLANAKRPVIIAGRGVVDAQAKDVVAEIAKHLTAPVAVTYLHNDAFYADNQFWVGPIGYMGSKAAMYCLQEADVILGIGTRLSVFGTLPQYDINYFPEDAKIIQIDINPEHIGRTHPVEVGIIGDAKEASVEILKRLQAKDPNPAVKEEQLAKMLARKKEWDEEIVNAAMVDGNPINPRRALLELSRAIPQNAIVTTDIGNVSSTANSYLRFSGEGRHIAALTFGNTGFAYPAALGAQIARPDAPVVAIVGDGAWGMSLHEVSTAVEQNLPVVACVFRNMAWCAEKKNQVDFYNNRFIGCDIPNPESFVPVAKAMGAEGIRVDNPTQVGEALEQALKSRKPTVLELVVDGTQLAPPFRKDALALPTRYLPKYAHLDYRNW
- a CDS encoding type 1 glutamine amidotransferase domain-containing protein, encoding MAAKKIALFVEDNYNDLEFWYPYYRMLEEGYEVAVIGTGNREQFTSKMGLPAKVNLSSSQVNTAEFAAVIIPGGYAPDKMRIDQDMLRIVREMNDSGKVVAAICHAGWVLVSAGVIKGKKATACKMIKDDLVNAGAEYVDQEVVVDGNIITSRVPDDLPAFCREILKKLK
- a CDS encoding ribbon-helix-helix domain-containing protein, which codes for MSQQNITVTLPTRLVEILESEAARQNKDLSETIREIVIFYLNQKSLEQNINRSVFAMD
- a CDS encoding amidohydrolase family protein: MKVIDFRFRPHTPDVMAIGQSKMFKALCDSINFSAKKTQPLEEIVEDMDRHGIEKAVILGRDAETTYQWKGSNDGVASFVNSYPDKFIGFAGLDPHKGMAAVRELSRSVNELGLKGASIDPYLAQIYVNDAKYYPIYAKCCELNIPIVITTGPASLVPNAVIDHVAPRYIDFVARDFPELTIIVSHGAYPWVNEMITVAQRNANVYFDMSEYEFFPMAEAYVQAANTIISDKLLFASAHPFVDFKDALQSYQKLPFTDEVREKVMYKNAARILGL
- a CDS encoding sigma-54 interaction domain-containing protein, giving the protein MPDDITTFFDRILDVFSDGIYISDRFGKTIKVNDMYEKLTGLKKENLLGRYVKELETEGVYDIAINPLVVKTGKPQTSLQNTSTGRKVILNGHPVFDHNGEVAYVITFVRDVTVLSQLKEQVSYQAELIEKYHREARYLRTRNHTNTIIENPKMRNLMELLKRIAVTDSTVLILGDTGVGKDVFATHIHQYSLRRDEPFFKINCATIPESLIESELFGYEPGAFSGASTKGKPGYFEMADKGTLFLDEIGELPLPMQAKLLRVLQDQEVMRIGSTKVKKVDVRFIAATNRNLEESVQKGTFRSDLYYRLRVAVLELPPLRERKEEIIPFIDFFLDKFNTKYRKKIDFSPEVKKLLQEYRWPGNVREMENLIQGLVVTQDKAMIEIEDLPNYLLNNKEMQEKLQLANVINTEEQSLGEIMEGFEKSVLEKALASHKSVAKVAKALKVDRSTIFRKLKKYGIIQ